The following are from one region of the Prevotella communis genome:
- a CDS encoding YjjG family noncanonical pyrimidine nucleotidase, with the protein MKQYTDIFLDFDDTLYDTHGNAVIALAETYEDFHLDRYFNDPQAFYEDYWKTNIDLWGRYSKGEITRDYLIVERFRHPLCVSEELRVKNEQSASAFEDYCLKISDVFLDYCSSKPGVIDGAHELMDYLRDKGYRLHMCSNGFHEVQYKKLKACGLSNHFDTIILSEDAGVNKPSPLFFEYALKQSGAKKTSTIMIGDNFQTDILGAKNSGLDTIFFNHWPEYPATEPVTYEVKALKDIMNIL; encoded by the coding sequence ATGAAACAGTACACAGACATATTTTTAGATTTCGACGATACACTTTATGACACCCACGGCAATGCCGTGATAGCACTCGCTGAGACGTATGAGGACTTTCATTTGGACCGCTATTTCAACGATCCACAGGCGTTTTACGAAGACTATTGGAAGACCAACATCGACCTGTGGGGACGCTACTCCAAGGGTGAGATAACACGCGATTATCTTATCGTTGAGCGTTTCCGTCACCCACTTTGTGTGAGTGAAGAATTACGAGTGAAAAATGAGCAGTCAGCCTCTGCCTTCGAAGACTATTGTCTCAAGATAAGCGATGTATTCCTTGACTACTGCTCATCAAAGCCTGGCGTCATTGATGGTGCCCACGAACTGATGGATTATCTCCGCGACAAAGGCTATAGGCTACACATGTGCAGCAACGGTTTTCATGAGGTACAATACAAGAAGCTGAAGGCCTGCGGATTAAGCAACCACTTCGACACCATCATCCTGAGTGAGGATGCAGGCGTCAATAAACCTTCACCATTATTCTTTGAATATGCACTGAAACAGTCGGGTGCCAAGAAGACATCAACAATCATGATTGGGGACAACTTCCAGACAGACATCCTTGGTGCAAAGAATTCCGGCCTAGATACCATTTTCTTTAATCACTGGCCAGAATATCCTGCAACAGAGCCTGTAACTTATGAAGTAAAAGCATTAAAAGATATTATGAACATCCTATAA
- a CDS encoding aldo/keto reductase: MDRRDFLKYMGLGSAAAIAACAGKKSDNGNDIGEPPVGQMTYRTNPKNNDKVSVLGYGMMRLPQLPDSEEFDQDMINQQTDYALEHGVNYFDTSPVYCRGLSERCTGIALSRHKREEYLVATKLSNFGDASREGSMQMYQNSFKELQVEYIDYYLLHAIGGSMEEFNKRYVDNGMMDFLMQEREAGRIRNLGFSFHGQKEVFDEVLAMTDQYHWDFVQIELNYLDWNYANEINSFNVDASYLYAELEKRHIPAVIMEPLLGGRLVKDLPQYAINELKQRDPQKSIASWAFRYAGTPEGVLTVLSGMTFMEHLKDNLLSYCPLEPLTEEEQRFLDTEIAQQMMEMGTIPCNNCQYCMPCPYGIDIPGIFVHYNKWLVEKTLPKDKGDENYRKNRRNYLISLDRAIPKDRQPDHCIMCNHCIEVKTCPQKIRIPQELKKIADLMEQLKRDE, from the coding sequence ATGGATAGAAGAGATTTCTTAAAATATATGGGACTTGGCTCAGCTGCTGCTATTGCAGCTTGTGCAGGAAAGAAGAGTGACAACGGCAATGACATTGGCGAGCCACCTGTGGGACAAATGACATACAGGACCAACCCCAAGAACAACGACAAGGTATCCGTATTAGGCTACGGCATGATGCGACTGCCACAACTACCTGATTCTGAAGAGTTTGATCAGGATATGATCAACCAACAGACAGACTACGCCCTGGAGCATGGCGTGAACTACTTCGACACATCGCCCGTGTACTGTCGTGGGCTGTCAGAACGCTGCACAGGTATCGCCCTGAGTCGCCATAAGCGCGAGGAATATCTCGTAGCCACGAAGTTATCAAACTTTGGTGATGCTTCACGCGAAGGATCGATGCAGATGTACCAGAACTCGTTCAAGGAACTGCAGGTTGAGTATATTGACTACTATCTGCTGCACGCCATCGGAGGCAGTATGGAGGAGTTCAACAAACGCTATGTAGACAACGGCATGATGGACTTCCTCATGCAGGAGCGCGAGGCTGGAAGGATTCGGAACCTGGGCTTCTCATTCCACGGTCAGAAAGAAGTGTTTGATGAGGTATTGGCTATGACAGACCAGTATCACTGGGACTTCGTACAGATTGAGCTGAACTATCTGGACTGGAACTATGCCAACGAGATTAACAGCTTTAATGTGGATGCTTCCTATCTCTATGCAGAACTGGAGAAACGTCATATTCCAGCTGTCATCATGGAACCTCTTCTCGGAGGCCGTCTGGTCAAGGACCTGCCACAATATGCCATCAACGAACTGAAACAGCGCGACCCGCAGAAATCAATCGCATCATGGGCCTTCCGCTATGCAGGTACCCCAGAGGGTGTACTCACCGTACTGAGTGGTATGACTTTCATGGAGCATCTGAAAGATAACCTTCTCTCCTACTGTCCGTTGGAACCTCTGACGGAAGAGGAGCAACGATTCCTGGACACAGAGATTGCACAACAGATGATGGAGATGGGTACAATCCCCTGCAACAACTGCCAATACTGCATGCCCTGTCCCTATGGTATCGATATCCCAGGTATCTTCGTACATTATAATAAATGGTTGGTGGAAAAGACGTTGCCTAAGGACAAAGGTGACGAGAACTACCGCAAGAACCGTCGTAACTACCTCATCAGTCTGGACCGTGCCATCCCCAAGGACCGTCAGCCCGACCACTGCATCATGTGTAACCACTGCATTGAGGTGAAGACCTGTCCTCAGAAAATACGTATTCCTCAGGAACTGAAAAAGATTGCTGACCTGATGGAACAACTGAAAAGAGACGAATGA
- a CDS encoding 4Fe-4S binding protein, translating to MLRKIRITLGSVMFIGLSLLFLDFTGTLHQWLSWMAKVQALEAVLALNVAVIAGLAVLTFLFGRIYCSIICPLGVMQDVFGWLGKKSKKNRYTFSKEYKWLRYGLLAIFIAGCLAGVGTIIELLAPYSAFGRICTMLLQPLWMLGNNALASIAEHYESYAFYGVDVWMKSLPVFFIALLTLIIIAILAWRNGRTYCNTICPVGTVLSFISRFSLLKIHFDEDKCKNCSLCTKNCKAACIDFKNHKVDYSRCVVCGDCIKSCKFGALSYSRKTSGTSKTGTTSDASVDANKRSFLIATALVSTAALAQEKKHVDGGLADIIEKKAPERKTPIVPPGARSLKHMTQHCTGCQLCVSKCPNDVLRPSMDITNLMQPVMSFEKGYCRPECTRCSEVCPAGAIKLIDKEEKSGIQIGHAVVYPDFCLSALGENECGNCARHCPVGAIEMVPSDPEDDLSPSVPAVNENACIGCGACEHLCPVRPLSAIHVEGHEVHKMI from the coding sequence ATGCTTCGAAAAATCAGAATTACACTGGGCAGTGTGATGTTCATAGGACTGTCACTGCTGTTCCTGGACTTTACGGGAACACTACACCAATGGCTTAGCTGGATGGCCAAAGTGCAGGCTTTAGAGGCCGTATTGGCACTGAATGTGGCTGTCATCGCGGGGCTCGCTGTACTCACGTTTCTATTTGGACGTATCTATTGCTCCATCATCTGTCCACTGGGGGTAATGCAGGATGTTTTCGGATGGTTGGGTAAAAAATCCAAGAAAAACAGGTACACCTTTTCTAAAGAATACAAGTGGCTGAGATATGGTCTGCTCGCTATATTCATCGCAGGTTGTCTGGCAGGTGTCGGCACTATCATTGAGCTGTTGGCTCCTTACTCTGCCTTTGGCCGCATCTGTACCATGCTGCTGCAGCCTTTGTGGATGTTGGGTAATAATGCACTGGCATCAATTGCAGAGCATTACGAGAGTTATGCATTCTATGGCGTAGACGTATGGATGAAGTCACTCCCCGTATTCTTCATCGCCCTGCTCACGCTGATTATCATTGCTATCTTAGCCTGGCGAAACGGTCGTACATACTGTAACACCATTTGTCCTGTAGGCACGGTACTGTCGTTTATCTCACGTTTCTCACTGCTGAAGATTCATTTCGACGAGGATAAATGCAAGAACTGTTCGCTGTGTACCAAGAACTGTAAGGCGGCCTGCATAGATTTCAAGAATCACAAGGTCGATTATAGTCGTTGCGTAGTATGTGGGGACTGCATCAAGAGTTGCAAGTTTGGAGCACTGAGCTATTCTAGAAAAACTAGTGGGACCAGTAAAACTGGTACGACTAGTGATGCTAGCGTCGATGCCAACAAACGTTCTTTCTTGATTGCCACAGCCCTTGTATCTACAGCAGCCTTAGCACAAGAAAAGAAACACGTTGATGGAGGACTGGCAGATATCATCGAGAAGAAAGCGCCTGAAAGAAAGACACCAATAGTACCACCAGGTGCCCGTTCGCTGAAGCACATGACACAACACTGTACGGGCTGTCAGCTGTGCGTATCAAAATGTCCCAACGACGTTTTGCGTCCCAGCATGGATATCACAAATCTGATGCAGCCCGTAATGTCATTCGAGAAAGGCTATTGCCGTCCGGAATGTACACGTTGTTCAGAGGTTTGTCCTGCCGGTGCCATCAAACTGATAGACAAGGAAGAGAAGTCAGGTATTCAGATAGGTCATGCTGTGGTCTATCCCGACTTCTGTCTTTCGGCTTTGGGTGAAAACGAGTGTGGCAACTGTGCCCGTCATTGTCCAGTAGGTGCCATTGAGATGGTGCCCAGCGATCCTGAAGACGATCTGTCACCATCTGTTCCCGCAGTCAACGAGAATGCCTGCATAGGTTGCGGTGCCTGTGAGCACCTATGTCCTGTGCGCCCACTATCGGCCATTCACGTAGAAGGTCATGAGGTTCACAAGATGATTTGA
- a CDS encoding esterase-like activity of phytase family protein: MKKTIVLLYLMVLWTSVIIAQKPQRFHQELPAGNYSGITALGNNRYAVVSDKSETEGFFILHIETDSVKGCITSLENEGFQSSGLPNRDVEGICYRPTTNTVFISGEKDNEVYEYTLDGKRTGQRLEMPDIFKKAGHNYGLESLTYDRKRHLFYTTCERLLEGDSLLRIQSFSDNLKPGFCYYYKPDEPISKKHFYGVSELCALEDGRLLVLERQIRVPKLKLGASTIIRIYETTPTDKSILEKRLVKEFRTRLSLTSRKFANYEGLCEIQGNRLLLIADSQNRFKGFLRDWFLIIGF; this comes from the coding sequence ATGAAGAAGACTATTGTATTGCTCTACTTGATGGTATTGTGGACTTCAGTCATAATAGCCCAGAAACCACAAAGATTTCATCAAGAGTTGCCTGCAGGAAACTACAGTGGGATAACGGCTTTGGGGAATAACAGATATGCCGTGGTGAGCGACAAGTCGGAAACAGAGGGATTCTTTATTCTGCATATTGAGACAGACAGCGTCAAAGGGTGCATCACATCACTAGAGAACGAGGGATTTCAATCCAGCGGTTTGCCAAACAGAGATGTAGAGGGAATCTGCTATCGCCCCACAACAAATACTGTTTTCATATCTGGAGAGAAGGATAATGAGGTATATGAATATACTTTGGATGGAAAACGAACCGGACAACGCCTGGAGATGCCAGACATCTTCAAGAAGGCAGGACACAACTACGGATTGGAATCGCTGACCTACGACAGGAAACGGCATTTATTCTATACTACCTGTGAAAGGCTCCTGGAAGGTGACTCCCTGCTTCGTATCCAATCCTTCAGTGATAACCTGAAACCAGGGTTCTGCTACTATTATAAACCTGATGAACCAATCAGTAAGAAGCATTTCTATGGAGTTTCGGAACTCTGCGCATTAGAAGACGGACGATTATTGGTTTTAGAGCGTCAGATTCGTGTGCCAAAACTAAAACTGGGCGCATCCACCATTATCCGTATCTACGAGACTACGCCAACGGATAAGTCCATATTAGAAAAGAGATTAGTCAAAGAGTTTCGCACCCGACTAAGTCTCACCAGTCGTAAGTTTGCGAATTACGAAGGACTCTGTGAGATACAGGGAAACCGTCTGCTACTGATTGCTGATTCACAGAACAGATTCAAAGGTTTTCTGCGCGACTGGTTTCTGATAATTGGATTTTAA
- the tatC gene encoding twin-arginine translocase subunit TatC: MNNSEPVTFWQHLDVLRWVILRSLVVTTIFGIAAFCMKDWLFAVVLAPRTSEFITFQWLGVEPFSIHLMNTGLTEQFMTHMRVAIYAGLLCAAPYVIFELFRFVSPGLYQNERRAAFWVVTTGYLMFILGTLLNYFLIFPLTVRFLGTYQVSAEVENMLTLQSYTDTLVSMSLIMGVIFELPIVCAILGRLHLISSSLMSRYRRHAIVAILVIAAIITPTTDIFTLLVVSLPIWLLYEFSILVVKLIR, translated from the coding sequence ATGAATAATAGCGAACCGGTAACCTTCTGGCAGCACCTTGATGTGCTCCGATGGGTCATCCTGCGTTCGCTGGTTGTCACCACTATCTTCGGCATTGCCGCCTTCTGTATGAAGGACTGGCTCTTTGCCGTTGTACTGGCTCCACGTACTAGCGAGTTCATCACCTTTCAGTGGCTGGGCGTAGAGCCATTCAGTATTCACCTGATGAACACGGGACTCACGGAGCAATTTATGACCCACATGCGTGTGGCCATCTATGCAGGTTTGCTCTGTGCCGCCCCATACGTCATCTTCGAACTATTCCGTTTTGTTTCTCCCGGACTTTACCAAAACGAACGTCGTGCTGCTTTCTGGGTAGTCACCACGGGCTATCTGATGTTTATTCTTGGCACCTTGCTCAACTATTTTCTGATTTTTCCCCTCACCGTGCGTTTTCTGGGGACCTATCAGGTCAGTGCAGAGGTAGAGAATATGCTCACACTTCAGTCTTATACAGACACACTTGTCTCTATGAGCCTAATCATGGGCGTAATTTTTGAACTCCCCATTGTATGTGCAATCCTTGGCCGTCTGCATCTTATCAGCTCCAGCCTCATGAGTCGTTATCGACGTCATGCCATCGTGGCAATCCTCGTCATTGCCGCCATCATCACCCCTACTACTGATATTTTCACCCTTCTGGTCGTCTCCCTGCCAATCTGGTTGCTCTATGAGTTCAGTATCCTTGTAGTGAAACTGATTCGATAA
- a CDS encoding Sec-independent protein translocase subunit TatA/TatB, whose translation MIGLNTLLFLGLGAQELLLIALIVLLLFGGAKIPELMRGLGKGVKSFKEGMKEVNDEVKKDE comes from the coding sequence ATGATTGGACTTAACACATTACTCTTCCTTGGATTGGGCGCACAGGAGTTGCTGCTCATTGCCCTCATCGTGCTACTTCTTTTCGGTGGAGCCAAGATTCCCGAACTGATGCGCGGCCTAGGCAAGGGCGTTAAGAGTTTCAAGGAAGGCATGAAGGAAGTTAACGACGAGGTCAAAAAGGATGAATAA
- the queC gene encoding 7-cyano-7-deazaguanine synthase QueC, with protein sequence METKKDTILILSGGMDSVTLLYDYKERIALAISFDYGSNHNAKEIPFARLHCERLGIEHIVIPLDFMGKYFESSLLQGSEAIPEGHYADENMKSTVVPFRNGIMLSIAVGMAESRELQYVMMANHGGDHTIYPDCRPDFVAAFDAAAHAGTYNGVHLISPYTNITKGQIAARGKELGINYAETWSCYKGGDKHCGKCGTCVERKEALADAGIPDPTEYE encoded by the coding sequence ATGGAAACAAAAAAGGATACAATTTTGATATTAAGCGGTGGCATGGATAGTGTCACGTTGCTGTATGATTACAAGGAGCGCATCGCATTGGCTATTTCGTTCGACTATGGGTCAAATCATAACGCCAAGGAGATTCCTTTTGCCCGTCTGCACTGTGAACGGCTGGGTATAGAACATATCGTGATTCCTCTGGATTTTATGGGTAAGTATTTCGAAAGCTCGTTACTGCAAGGTTCGGAGGCTATCCCTGAGGGACATTATGCTGACGAGAACATGAAATCTACGGTGGTGCCTTTCCGTAATGGCATCATGCTGAGCATTGCCGTGGGTATGGCAGAGAGTCGCGAACTGCAGTATGTGATGATGGCAAATCATGGTGGCGACCATACGATTTATCCTGACTGCCGCCCTGATTTCGTTGCGGCTTTCGATGCTGCAGCCCATGCTGGTACATACAACGGCGTGCATCTGATTTCGCCTTATACGAATATCACAAAAGGACAGATTGCTGCCCGTGGAAAAGAACTTGGTATCAACTATGCCGAGACATGGTCGTGCTACAAAGGTGGAGATAAACACTGTGGCAAATGCGGCACGTGCGTAGAACGAAAAGAGGCACTGGCCGATGCCGGTATTCCTGATCCAACGGAATACGAATAA
- a CDS encoding S9 family peptidase — protein MNKLLAIGAAALLLTACGSQKDNNEVNIQKQTIQLENDQMTPEALWAMSRIGGYQASPDGQHIVFQMGYYSVEENKSHQVLWMMNADGSEQKQLTEDADNETDAQWLDNETVAFIKGGEVWKMSLNGSARKQLSETEGQVEGFQFSPDRSKVIILKSIPFNEVIKEKPADLPKTTGRVVTDLMYRHWDHYVESIQHPFVFTVNDDFSVASEGTDILEGEPFECPMEPFGGMEQLAWSTDSKQIAYTCRKKTGLQYSISTDSDIFLYDVEKKETKNLCKPADYVEPAIEPTKTMLNQAVNAPENLKNLPGYDQNPKFSPDGRYLAWTSMARDGYEADRMRLCCYDLKTGEKTFLTESFDSNVDDYCWAPDARTIYYIGVWHATENLYSTNLQGEVKQMTNFQADFGSLQMLNDKQILAEKHSYTEPADLYVVTPNDTDNGVAITQITEVNKEILDQLGKPSVEQYWVKTTDGKDMLTWVILPPHFDKTKKYPTLLFCEGGPQSPVSQFWSYRWNFFIMASQGYVIVAPNRRGLPGFGQEWLEAVSGDWTGQCMHDYLAAIDFACDELPYVDRDRLGAVGASFGGFSVYYLAGHHDGRFKCFIAHDGAFNLEAMYTETEENWFSNWEYDDAYWNKDQTPRAKKTYDNSPHRFVDKWDTPILCIHGEKDYRINATQGMSAFNAARMRGIEAELLIFPDENHWVLKPQNGILWQRTYFEWLDRWLKK, from the coding sequence ATGAATAAATTATTAGCAATTGGTGCCGCAGCTCTGCTACTCACGGCTTGCGGCTCACAGAAAGACAATAACGAAGTGAACATCCAAAAACAAACCATACAGTTGGAGAATGACCAGATGACGCCAGAGGCACTCTGGGCTATGAGTCGTATCGGTGGTTATCAGGCTTCACCTGACGGACAGCATATCGTTTTCCAGATGGGCTACTATAGTGTAGAAGAAAACAAAAGTCACCAGGTGCTTTGGATGATGAATGCTGATGGATCAGAACAGAAGCAACTTACTGAAGATGCCGACAATGAAACGGATGCGCAATGGCTCGACAACGAGACCGTAGCCTTCATCAAGGGTGGCGAAGTGTGGAAGATGAGTCTTAACGGCTCAGCCCGCAAACAGCTTTCAGAGACAGAAGGTCAGGTTGAGGGTTTCCAGTTCTCTCCCGACCGTTCAAAGGTCATCATTCTGAAGAGCATCCCCTTCAACGAGGTAATCAAGGAAAAACCTGCCGACTTGCCAAAGACTACAGGCCGTGTGGTAACAGACCTGATGTATCGTCACTGGGACCACTACGTGGAGAGTATCCAGCACCCCTTCGTATTCACAGTAAACGATGATTTTTCTGTTGCCAGCGAAGGTACAGACATCCTTGAGGGCGAGCCTTTCGAATGTCCAATGGAACCCTTTGGCGGTATGGAACAACTGGCTTGGAGCACCGACTCTAAACAGATTGCGTACACCTGCAGGAAGAAGACTGGTCTGCAGTATTCTATCTCTACTGACTCAGACATTTTCCTTTATGATGTAGAAAAGAAAGAGACCAAGAATCTCTGTAAGCCTGCCGACTATGTAGAGCCTGCCATCGAACCTACCAAAACCATGCTTAATCAGGCAGTCAACGCCCCTGAGAATCTGAAGAACTTGCCTGGCTACGACCAGAATCCTAAGTTCTCACCTGACGGCCGCTATCTGGCTTGGACATCTATGGCACGAGACGGCTATGAGGCCGACCGTATGCGTCTGTGCTGCTACGACCTGAAAACAGGTGAGAAGACATTCCTTACGGAGTCGTTTGATTCAAACGTGGACGATTACTGTTGGGCACCTGACGCGCGTACCATATATTATATAGGTGTATGGCACGCCACAGAGAATCTCTACAGCACTAACCTTCAGGGCGAGGTAAAACAGATGACAAACTTTCAGGCTGATTTCGGTTCACTGCAGATGCTGAACGACAAGCAGATTCTGGCAGAGAAACATTCTTACACAGAACCCGCCGATCTCTATGTGGTGACACCAAACGATACTGATAATGGCGTAGCTATTACTCAGATTACCGAGGTCAACAAAGAAATCCTTGACCAGCTTGGAAAACCTTCTGTAGAACAGTACTGGGTGAAGACCACCGATGGTAAGGATATGCTCACATGGGTGATTCTGCCTCCTCATTTCGACAAGACAAAGAAATACCCCACCCTGCTCTTCTGTGAGGGTGGTCCCCAGAGTCCTGTGTCACAGTTCTGGAGCTATCGCTGGAACTTCTTTATCATGGCTTCTCAGGGTTATGTCATCGTGGCTCCCAACCGTCGCGGACTGCCTGGCTTCGGTCAGGAATGGCTTGAAGCCGTTTCTGGCGACTGGACAGGTCAGTGTATGCACGACTATCTCGCCGCTATCGACTTTGCCTGCGACGAACTGCCTTATGTTGACCGCGACCGTCTGGGTGCAGTAGGTGCTTCATTCGGTGGTTTCAGCGTCTATTACCTTGCTGGTCATCACGACGGACGCTTTAAGTGCTTCATTGCCCATGACGGAGCTTTCAACCTCGAGGCTATGTACACAGAAACAGAGGAAAACTGGTTCTCTAACTGGGAGTATGATGATGCTTACTGGAACAAGGACCAGACGCCTCGTGCTAAGAAGACCTACGATAACTCTCCCCACCGCTTTGTGGATAAATGGGATACACCTATCCTATGCATCCATGGCGAGAAGGATTACCGCATCAATGCGACACAGGGCATGAGTGCTTTCAATGCAGCCCGCATGCGTGGTATCGAGGCCGAGTTACTGATATTCCCCGACGAGAACCACTGGGTGTTGAAACCACAGAACGGTATTCTTTGGCAACGCACCTACTTTGAGTGGTTGGATCGCTGGTTGAAGAAATAG